AAAAAAGAAAAGATACTACGTCCAAACCTCTTGAACGTCAGTAATTTGCACAGCACGCGAAAGACTAGCGTGAATCGCGCGCGCATCTCCCATGTCCTAGGAAGATCACATCCCCATGCGTAGTTACCAACCACAAGCCCACGATATGGGATCTCCCAAATCTGCACTGATCTAGGCTTAAGCACCTTCCGATCTCATTTTTCAACGCATTAAGCACCCCCGGGATATGGATAGATCACATCACTTGCATCGCACGTATGCAACCTGCGAGGCTGCGATTACCCCGATGCAGTCCTCACGCGCCGGTCGAAATGCGCCAACGATTCACGAGGCGGAGGCAACTAATTAAACTCGGATCGATCGATCGATCTAGGAGTACTTACTCATCTGCGGATATATATTGATCCGCGGATCTTCAAGTCCTTGCATAATCTACGTGCAGATCAGGCTATGATCCTGATACGATTTCTCCGCTTCCCAGCTGCCTCCCGTTTTGTATATGCATATTGCTGAGGCTCTTTCCGCTGTCACGGAGTACGTCAACTACACGAGTTGGCGATTTTGTTAATGATTAGCAGCCCAAGATGGCTGGGCCTGGGCGTACTCGGGCGCATGATGGGATCGAATCATGTATGCTTGTGCATGCTAGCTAGCTGTGACAGTGATGCCGACGCAAATTGCAGGGCTCGCGACAAGCGTGGATCCCCTTTAAAACACCCTCACCCAACGCGTGGGCACTATCATATTGTCCACAACCCCTGTTGGCCAGGAGCTCCACGAGTGGCCATCTCCCACCAGATCTTCATATACAGCCACTGACATGTGAGCCGGGTGGATCCAATTTAAAATCTCCGCGGAGGGAAAGACATCCAGGCTCGGTATTTTAATTTTAATGGACACGATCGCGCGATCAAGGGGGGAAAAGTCACGTCCTACTTGGCGAGGGCGATCGTTCTTGGAAGCTGGAGATGTGGCTTAGAAAATCGCCGCGGCAGATCGGCCTGAATCTTTCCAAGGATCTCGTCCAGCTAGCGCCCCGTCGACGATGGATCACCAATAATCAATGGCGCCCTCATGGACTCCTACTTGTATATATATGCGCGCCCTGCTGGCTGTCGCTGTTGGTGAGTCGCCATCGTCGGTGTATATAAACGCATTGTTGCATAGCACGCGGGTGATACTATATGGGGAGCAGCAGCGTCGACGGAGCCGGCGAGATGTGCTTGGAGGCTGGCGCCGGCAGGGCGGGGAGGCGCGGCGGGAAGAAGGCGGCGGAGATGAAGGCCGCCAAGCAGCCGCAGCGCGGGCTCGGCGTCGCGCAGCTGGAGAAGATCCGGATGCAGAACCAGATGATCGCCGCGTACCGCTCCGgcctgcctccgccgcctccgccgcagcAGGTGCCGTACGCCGCAGTCCCGACGGCCGGCGCCGCATCGTCTTTCCAGCCCTATCTAGCTGTAAGTACCTACTTGAAAATCGAAATGCTGCATGCATCAGATGACATGTATGCGTAGCTTAAGCTTACCTTTGTGCGCGCGCGTGGTTTCTCAGGGTTGCTTTGAGGCGATGGACCGGAGGATCGCTGACGTGCAGTACAGCCAGTACTACGCGGAGAACCTGCTGCCTAACAGCTCCAGCCGGCCGCCGTCGACGTCGCCGCTCTTCGTCGTCCATGACTCGTCGTCGTCAGGACAGAGGCAGCAGCAGACGCCTCACGAGTACGACTACTGGATGCGCCACAGCCACGAGTCCAGCGGCCGCGGCGGCGCCGGAAGCACGGAAGAGCTAGATCTGGAGCTGAGGCTGTAGGAGACGCCACGGTGAGCTCGATAGATCGAAGTGTCTACTCTAATTAATCATGTGTCCGTGCATGCATGGGCGAAGCGCCatgcgggagagagggagaggatcaGAGGAGGGGCTTAGAATTAGATTGATCGATTAGCTATCAAACTGGCGGTGCCAGAGTTAGCTGCTGCTTAATTTGCTGACGGAATGGCTGATGCTTTCGTTCTGGAACTGTGGGATGACTGATAAACGTACGCTGCCACGCGCGACCGATACATGCATGTAAATCTTGTTTAACACCTTATTAATTGAAATGGTTACCAGTTTGTAGAGGAAACTTTACATACATGTGTTGCGTAGTACTTTCAAATTGATTTCAGACGGGGGAATTTAAGCGGCCTATATGGCTGTGATGTGCCTGTACTTGGGTCCAtcactcttttccttcttttcttttcttaccaGCAAACATGTCTGTCCGTTGTATCGGGAGAAAAAATATCTCATGCCCCTGGCTCCATAAGCATAGTTCAATACCCTCCTTCCAACAGATCCATATTCTTTATTAAAAAAATCGTCCCACTCGTGTCGTCGCTTATCCTCATTCTCGTCCTTGCCGACTATGACCAAGGTATCATCCGAATGTGCTCAATCTCAAGGTGATAGGCTCGGCCAGCACACGACACACCTGTCGTTGAACCGAGCTGGCATAAGAGAATGTTTATAACTTCAAATTAATCTAGTCGAGTTGGACGTGAGTGCCATCCCCAACGAGCTACTCCCTACACTCGATGCATGTGCACGACTACATATTTGCAAGGAACTCGACTATCCTAAAAGACGTGTAAGTTAATAAGACATGGAGTAGTTGAAGCAGTTTTCAAGAAAAAACGGTCAAAAAATCGGCAAAACCTAAAATGGTGGAGGTGAGGTGGGAGAGAGGGAGTGCCGAGGAAAGAAAGAAGCACATGATAGAACCCTGCATATTCTTAGTTCTTACTTAATCTTATAACAATATAATGACAGGTAAATCATGTTGATTGCATATAAAATATTTATGCCCCATTGCTTCACACATACATTTTTTTTCTCTCTGGCGCAACATAACTCTTATGAGCCAAAAATACGGAGGCGGTCCAACCCGGAAAGAGAGGAAGAAAAAACAAGTAAAGGCATGTTCCATCTTATTACTCATTGCCTAGCTCACATGATCTTTATGCTACAATTTTTCTGTCGCGATGTAGCACAAAACAATTATTTTGATAGTGTGGCTAGCCCATATGCTCGATTTTCAACACAGACGGCAAGGTAATAAAGCCTTGTTCTTCTAAAAAGAATGAATACGTATGCAACACCTCCTTTTTCTTAACATTTTGATGAACTTCTGAATTTCATTGTAATAATTAAAATCTACTAACATCAACGAAAAGAATGAATACGTATGCAACACCTCCTTTTTCTTAACATTTTGATGAACTTCTGAATTTCATTGTAATAATTAAAATCTACTAACAT
The Triticum dicoccoides isolate Atlit2015 ecotype Zavitan chromosome 3A, WEW_v2.0, whole genome shotgun sequence genome window above contains:
- the LOC119271418 gene encoding protein SPEAR1-like; translated protein: MGSSSVDGAGEMCLEAGAGRAGRRGGKKAAEMKAAKQPQRGLGVAQLEKIRMQNQMIAAYRSGLPPPPPPQQVPYAAVPTAGAASSFQPYLAGCFEAMDRRIADVQYSQYYAENLLPNSSSRPPSTSPLFVVHDSSSSGQRQQQTPHEYDYWMRHSHESSGRGGAGSTEELDLELRL